The DNA segment AAgacagattttttatttttttgtcaatactTGTACTAGTACTTAAATTGTCTTCATTGTAAGTATATGATACTAgaagtaaacaaaattattatttacacACAACTAACAACTAAATAAATCAAACGATATCAATTTACACACCACAAGCAGTGAAATGGTCATAAAGGTAGAACTCCAGGGGGCTAATACAATCACATACATATGAACTTATAGACAATAGAATTGTCACTTAGTAGGAGATATTTGTCAAACAATAGAAGCAATAGAGCGATCAACCTATGTTCTGTAGAAGGCATCCAGTagaaaatgtctaaaaaaaatttgtcgttctaattcattttttgtaacattttattttcattgaaattttgatacATCACATTATGATTTCAGTTTGCAAACTTCAAATTTTCTATTTCGGAGTGACATATGGCTATCGGTCAAAATTAAAGTATGGTTGCTTCTAAGAAGGTTTTGTCctcaataaatatttcatgattttgaaCAGGCAACATCACTGATTCTAACTTCAAGATAAGATGAAAGTATACCAATGAAGATAGAAGTATCTCTAAAACCATGTTGGTACAGAACGATAAAGGACTTATAAGTGGGATAGACTTAACTCGAGATGACCCATTCTTTTGGAGGAGTATGTGTTGCTCGTTTTTTTCCTATGTAATTCTTTGATGACTTGTTTGCCTTTTTGTCGTTAATTGTTTTTAGAAATGACAATGCCAGTTTCTGAAGTGTTAAATATCCGCTTCGCATCTTCTATCTCTTTTTGGTTATGCCTAATACATGAACATTTGTCATGggtgttgaaaaaaatgcaagatTTGATAATGTACAGAACAAATAAATCGAACGTTATAAAACGAGTGGATATAGACCGGGAATTGCTTAAccatttgaaacattttatcAGCAACCTTTATTTTACTTCGTGATTTTTTATGTactttgttttcgtttttttcatctttttgagTTTTCATTGTGTTGTACCCAGTAACTTCGTTGTTTTGTTTCAATCGGCATGTTTTTCTTcgatttttatcaaaaacttaCTGACTGTAAGAACGGTAACATGTCATCCCTTCAgtatatcaaaagtaaaatggttaacaaaacaaatcattttcatGTAAGATAATTTATTCAAACAACATAAATTAATGTAATACAATAGTATACAAGTATTGTTTGTGTCTTTTCAACATATAAATTTTTTCTCTTTAAGTTCATCATCGTAATTAATTTCACATTGTTTTTGTAAGTTTGTGTCCTTGAACATCACCAGAACCACTTGTTCTCCATCTCAATCACTGAAATTCGACAGGAATATTTCAATCCGTCTTTGGAATGTACACCAGTGGTACATTCCACCTCCAACTACATCTATCTCAAAGTCTTTTTACAACAGGTATTTTGCTATTTTTGACACATTTTAAGATGTGTAAAGTATAGGTTTATCTCCGGGCAGAGATAAGTTCAAGTTCATCGTGCAAATACACGTTTAAGTACattggttttcttttttctgtatCTAATAGCGGCACAGACGACACTTTCGAAGACATTCTTTACTCCTTCATTTGTAGCAGCAGAACATTTGTTGTAATAGTCAGCATTAATTGATTTCATAAAGTTTTGTCCTTCAGCGTCTGATACATGGTCAGTATTATTCTCTTCACGCATGTCACTATGTGTAGCGACCAAAACAATTGGTttcttcttatttatttttctgacCATTGGAATCCAATATGATTTGACGTTTTCAAATGATTCTTTGTCAACTGCGCTGTAGCACACAACAATGACGTCAGATTCTGTTATTGTTTTGGATCTAGCTGATTGATCTTCATAGCTGATGACGCTGTACTTGTCACCATAAGCAGACACAGATCCAGTTGATGTTTCTGCAACTGTAGCAACATATTGTTCAGCGAACTGGCTTCCAGCAAATCTTTTAGT comes from the Mytilus trossulus isolate FHL-02 chromosome 3, PNRI_Mtr1.1.1.hap1, whole genome shotgun sequence genome and includes:
- the LOC134709486 gene encoding cdc42 homolog, which translates into the protein MVCNENTVSCAVVGDGMVGKTCLTKRFAGSQFAEQYVATVAETSTGSVSAYGDKYSVISYEDQSARSKTITESDVIVVCYSAVDKESFENVKSYWIPMVRKINKKKPIVLVATHSDMREENNTDHVSDAEGQNFMKSINADYYNKCSAATNEGVKNVFESVVCAAIRYRKKKTNVLKRVFAR